One genomic segment of Nocardioides cavernaquae includes these proteins:
- a CDS encoding fructosamine kinase family protein: MTRQSAIARRAEQLLGAAVVSTAPVAGGDINTATRLRLSDGRNVLLKSQPSPPPGFFPAEAHGLRTLAAAGAPVPAVLAVDEDCLVLPWLEPGKVIVEMAEQLGRALAALHAVEEPAFGADQDGFIGRLPLPNAPAPTWAEFYATRRLEPYLRLGVDRGRIDPDDAGTIEELFPRLGSLVPEEPPALLHGDLWNGNVLWGLDHTAYLLDPAVHAGHRETDLAMLSLFGLPQLPRVLAAYSEVTPLADGWEDRVGIHQLFPLLVHACMFGGGYAARAARIADDLT, from the coding sequence ATGACCCGCCAGTCCGCGATCGCCCGCCGTGCCGAGCAGCTGCTCGGGGCAGCGGTGGTCTCGACGGCGCCGGTCGCGGGCGGGGACATCAACACCGCCACCCGGCTGCGGCTCTCCGACGGCCGCAACGTGCTGCTGAAGAGCCAGCCCTCCCCTCCGCCCGGGTTCTTCCCGGCCGAGGCCCACGGGCTGCGCACCCTCGCCGCGGCCGGCGCTCCGGTCCCCGCCGTGCTCGCCGTCGACGAGGACTGCCTGGTGTTGCCCTGGCTCGAGCCGGGCAAGGTCATCGTGGAGATGGCCGAGCAGCTCGGCCGCGCGCTCGCCGCCCTGCACGCGGTGGAGGAGCCGGCGTTCGGCGCGGACCAGGACGGGTTCATCGGCCGGCTGCCGCTCCCCAACGCTCCCGCCCCGACCTGGGCGGAGTTCTATGCGACCCGCCGCCTCGAGCCCTACCTCCGGCTCGGCGTCGACCGTGGCCGCATCGACCCCGACGACGCCGGCACGATCGAGGAGCTCTTCCCGCGCCTGGGCTCCCTCGTGCCTGAGGAACCGCCCGCCCTGCTCCACGGTGACCTGTGGAACGGCAACGTCCTGTGGGGCCTCGACCACACGGCGTACCTGCTCGATCCGGCGGTCCACGCCGGCCACCGCGAGACCGACCTCGCCATGCTCTCCCTCTTCGGACTGCCACAGCTGCCGCGCGTCCTCGCGGCGTACTCCGAGGTCACGCCGCTCGCCGACGGCTGGGAGGACCGCGTCGGCATCCACCAGCTGTTCCCCCTGCTGGTGCACGCGTGCATGTTCGGCGGTGGGTACGCCGCCCGCGCCGCGCGCATCGCCGACGACCTCACCTGA
- a CDS encoding low molecular weight protein-tyrosine-phosphatase, which produces MTAQLPAPRGEGYRIAVVCSGNICRSPVADVVLNDKIAEAGLPGITVDSFGTGGWHVGEGIDHRSGSSLIAAGYDGSRHRARQFGPGVASDYDLVLAMDAGHFSQLGSLGVPHERLWLFRSWDPEPDGPTGGDVPDPFYGGPAGFTDVLVMIERTADGIVTDLEAMAQPDVGHRLS; this is translated from the coding sequence ATGACCGCCCAGCTGCCGGCTCCGCGAGGCGAGGGCTACCGCATCGCGGTGGTCTGCTCGGGCAACATCTGCCGGTCCCCGGTCGCCGACGTCGTGCTCAACGACAAGATCGCCGAGGCCGGGCTCCCGGGCATCACCGTCGACAGCTTCGGCACGGGCGGCTGGCACGTCGGCGAGGGCATCGACCACCGCTCGGGGTCGTCCCTCATCGCCGCGGGGTACGACGGCAGTCGGCACCGCGCGCGGCAGTTCGGCCCGGGGGTGGCCTCCGACTACGACCTGGTGCTCGCGATGGACGCCGGCCACTTCAGCCAGCTCGGCTCGCTGGGCGTCCCACACGAGCGGCTCTGGCTGTTCCGCTCGTGGGACCCGGAGCCCGATGGGCCGACAGGTGGGGACGTGCCCGACCCGTTCTACGGCGGCCCGGCCGGGTTCACCGACGTGCTGGTCATGATCGAGCGGACCGCGGACGGCATCGTGACCGACCTCGAGGCGATGGCTCAGCCCGACGTGGGGCACCGGTTGTCATGA
- a CDS encoding phage holin family protein → MKLLLWILTTMAGLAVAAWLLDGIHLDGATWQDKLLPLAGAAVILGLVSISVKPVVKLLSLPFIIVTIGLFLLVINALMLMLTSWIAGKADVGFTVDGFWAALVGSVIVTLVTGFIDMVAIEDD, encoded by the coding sequence GTGAAGCTGCTCCTCTGGATCCTCACCACGATGGCTGGCCTGGCGGTCGCTGCGTGGCTGCTCGACGGCATCCACCTCGACGGGGCGACCTGGCAGGACAAGCTCCTGCCGCTCGCTGGCGCTGCCGTGATCCTCGGCCTGGTCTCGATCTCGGTCAAGCCGGTGGTCAAGCTGCTCTCGCTCCCCTTCATCATCGTGACCATCGGCCTCTTCCTGCTGGTGATCAACGCGCTGATGCTGATGCTGACCTCGTGGATCGCGGGCAAGGCCGATGTCGGCTTCACGGTCGACGGCTTCTGGGCCGCACTGGTCGGCAGCGTGATCGTCACCCTCGTCACCGGCTTCATCGACATGGTCGCGATCGAGGACGACTGA
- a CDS encoding SpaA isopeptide-forming pilin-related protein, with amino-acid sequence MSISSRRAGGQSVRAPFVARLVRVVVALSLSFLSVPLLTQASYAEGEAPIVAAETTADPPASEDPPAPAPAEEPAAEEPAQEPAAEEPAAEEPAAEEPAAEEPAAEEPAAEEPAAEEPAAEEPAAGNAPKDNGKISALADPPDPDCTVTDFDQNTQENSGGSWINGALNQNNSNYAEGDFVPQKVELGGLVPGTYTIGFSYDVTKNGKYAYDFVSDLAISGSAGAPQPTWDAFEGPAPVSNPPVGTQTEFVTITFTIVAAGDPTATITWAGHIASEINYGPDSSAGSIEGAPYHFSIVPTDGTWGCDSGKRDNQLMADAVDFATVTVVKNALPNSSTPFDFNLSAPNNLATDFDLVDDGTPTNTVTYNVPPGVTTVTETPEPGWDLTDITCTGSTAGVETDTAVALTLADDDTVTCVFTNSHEATIEVDKFWSINGATAVPDGSALPQQLGLSAQLLIDQANKNWSQIYSGYLEGATASIDETSVTFGDYCRWASEDASQQGRLTEANGSPVNQSLAANVVLGGGANHYEITNAVTCVGKLVLTKEVLNPNGGTAVASDWTLVADPEGEGSNLTTPGSVGGNVPFDVDPAETFTFDELGGPDGYSWTGVDCGNGTVTSVQVPVGTTVTCTFTNVDSPGFLQLDKHVVSESGDGAVSSDWTLSATPDGIEGQATIEGDGHAEGATKAGTYVLDEVGGPAGYTDGAWTCTDDDSGDPVDVVIVDGEAQIELDASQEVSCDITNTANAPTLTLVKAFDRNGTFDDTPETAFELSATPDGIEGQDPLVGDGGASDTVMVGTYTLDETGPATYTEDPAGWSCVDEDGPVSVTANQVTVGLDQDVVCTIINIAVPSSYMLEKTSDPGSGATVLPNSEIDYTVTLTKVGDGVPVLNFDVTDTLTGVEDGWVTGLADDGATILNGVITWHIDELGDTPLTLTYTVTVGPDAWDSVIENQVTPGPTPCVDEVTEEGVIDCDFTEHFTPHYTLDKAVTLLAEPGDDDGLAEPGERLSYSLTVDNDTADAIVNTTVTDDVSDVLNNAEMITSTDALAAQGLSLSDEGLLTWTISDLGPDDPPLTVTYVVQIDEGAWNVTLHNIATPAPLSGGECIPAGDVPAASEEAPPDNTAECETTTDTPDVTTMVVEKRDVETEEVLAGATFELFLDANNDLTEGGDCTFASPPVVDDADESLGTSVTGVDGHALFNDLQHGCYLLVETVPPPGYSLPTVNVMGIQIDEANFVGTEEGGEMAPIVVTDFGEGNLAIVAKRQFELINGAWVESDGRVGFGDTVRYEVAVEATGPKNFHGVKVTDFVPGFNPEDTTSTVDGTLVPGSAVCEDGLVCTTSVDPETQLVTWDIGDLEPDPGVTIGGTAVMEVVFPDRPADLQLDPGETYEATLWNVGFLEWDEVTGPTTPAARLSRAAGRAGLLATAAAVDLPMTHIVLRSNEVVVTALFKAPAGVTNEPPKKDGPLPQTGAPAGMLQMAFLGLALIAGGLSLMRRTRKE; translated from the coding sequence GTGTCCATCAGTTCCCGCCGCGCGGGCGGTCAGTCCGTGCGCGCGCCCTTCGTCGCACGCCTGGTCAGGGTCGTCGTAGCCCTCTCCCTCTCCTTCCTCTCGGTCCCACTGCTCACCCAGGCGTCGTACGCCGAGGGCGAGGCACCGATCGTGGCCGCAGAGACAACCGCCGATCCGCCTGCGAGCGAGGATCCACCCGCCCCAGCGCCGGCCGAGGAGCCGGCGGCTGAGGAGCCTGCCCAGGAGCCGGCGGCGGAGGAGCCCGCAGCTGAGGAGCCCGCGGCCGAGGAACCGGCCGCCGAGGAGCCCGCTGCTGAAGAACCCGCAGCTGAGGAGCCCGCGGCCGAAGAGCCGGCCGCCGAGGAACCCGCTGCGGGCAACGCGCCCAAGGACAACGGCAAGATCTCCGCTCTCGCTGACCCGCCCGACCCGGACTGCACTGTCACCGACTTCGACCAGAACACGCAGGAGAACAGCGGCGGCAGCTGGATCAACGGTGCGCTGAACCAGAACAACAGCAACTACGCCGAGGGCGACTTCGTCCCCCAGAAGGTGGAGCTCGGTGGCCTCGTGCCCGGGACGTACACCATCGGCTTCAGCTACGACGTCACGAAGAACGGGAAGTACGCCTACGACTTCGTGAGCGACCTCGCGATCAGTGGCAGCGCCGGTGCTCCGCAGCCGACGTGGGACGCCTTCGAGGGGCCGGCACCGGTGAGCAACCCGCCCGTCGGGACGCAGACCGAGTTCGTGACGATCACGTTCACGATCGTGGCGGCCGGCGACCCCACCGCGACGATCACCTGGGCCGGGCACATCGCCTCCGAGATCAACTACGGCCCTGACTCCAGCGCCGGCTCCATCGAGGGAGCGCCGTACCACTTCTCGATCGTCCCGACCGATGGCACCTGGGGATGCGACTCAGGCAAGCGTGACAACCAGCTGATGGCGGACGCCGTGGACTTCGCGACAGTCACCGTCGTCAAGAACGCGCTGCCGAACAGCTCCACGCCGTTCGACTTCAACCTCTCCGCGCCCAACAACCTGGCCACCGACTTCGACCTGGTCGATGACGGAACGCCGACCAACACGGTCACCTACAACGTGCCGCCGGGTGTCACCACCGTCACGGAGACGCCGGAACCCGGATGGGACCTGACCGACATCACCTGCACCGGCTCGACCGCAGGAGTCGAGACCGACACCGCGGTGGCGCTCACCCTCGCTGATGACGACACCGTGACCTGCGTCTTCACCAACAGCCACGAGGCGACCATCGAGGTCGACAAGTTCTGGTCCATCAACGGCGCAACAGCGGTGCCGGACGGCAGCGCCCTGCCGCAGCAGCTCGGCCTGAGCGCCCAGCTGCTGATCGACCAGGCGAACAAGAACTGGAGCCAGATCTACAGCGGCTACCTCGAGGGTGCCACGGCGAGCATCGACGAGACCTCGGTGACCTTCGGCGACTACTGCCGCTGGGCCAGTGAGGACGCCTCGCAGCAGGGGCGGCTGACCGAGGCGAACGGGTCCCCGGTCAACCAGTCCCTGGCGGCCAACGTCGTGCTCGGCGGCGGAGCAAACCACTACGAGATCACCAACGCCGTCACCTGTGTCGGCAAGCTGGTGCTCACGAAGGAAGTGCTCAACCCCAACGGTGGCACGGCCGTTGCGAGCGACTGGACACTCGTCGCTGACCCGGAGGGCGAAGGCTCGAACCTGACCACCCCCGGATCCGTGGGCGGAAACGTACCGTTCGACGTCGATCCTGCCGAGACGTTCACGTTCGACGAGCTCGGCGGTCCTGACGGCTACAGCTGGACCGGAGTCGACTGTGGCAATGGCACGGTCACATCAGTCCAGGTCCCGGTGGGTACGACGGTCACGTGCACGTTCACCAACGTGGACAGCCCCGGCTTCCTCCAGCTCGACAAGCACGTCGTGAGCGAGTCCGGCGACGGAGCCGTGAGCAGCGACTGGACCCTCAGCGCCACTCCGGACGGCATCGAGGGCCAGGCCACGATCGAGGGCGACGGACACGCGGAAGGTGCCACGAAGGCGGGCACCTACGTGCTCGACGAGGTCGGCGGTCCCGCTGGCTACACCGATGGCGCCTGGACGTGCACCGACGACGACTCGGGTGACCCCGTCGACGTCGTCATCGTCGACGGCGAGGCGCAGATCGAGCTCGACGCCAGCCAGGAGGTCTCCTGCGACATCACCAACACGGCGAACGCACCGACCCTGACACTGGTCAAGGCGTTCGACCGCAACGGCACCTTCGACGACACCCCGGAGACGGCGTTCGAGCTCTCGGCGACACCGGACGGCATCGAGGGCCAGGACCCGCTCGTCGGGGATGGCGGCGCCTCCGACACGGTCATGGTCGGCACCTACACGCTGGACGAGACCGGCCCGGCGACGTACACCGAGGACCCGGCCGGCTGGAGCTGCGTGGACGAGGACGGCCCCGTCAGCGTGACCGCCAACCAGGTCACCGTGGGCCTCGATCAGGACGTCGTCTGCACGATCATCAACATCGCGGTCCCGAGCAGCTACATGCTCGAGAAGACCTCCGACCCGGGCAGCGGCGCGACCGTCCTGCCCAACAGCGAGATCGACTACACCGTGACGCTGACCAAGGTCGGTGACGGCGTGCCGGTCCTGAACTTCGACGTCACCGACACCCTGACCGGTGTCGAGGACGGCTGGGTCACCGGACTGGCCGACGACGGCGCGACGATCCTCAACGGTGTCATCACCTGGCACATCGACGAGCTGGGCGACACCCCGTTGACGCTGACCTACACGGTCACCGTCGGCCCGGACGCCTGGGACTCGGTGATCGAGAACCAGGTGACGCCCGGCCCGACACCCTGTGTCGACGAGGTGACCGAAGAGGGCGTGATCGACTGCGACTTCACCGAGCACTTCACGCCGCACTACACGCTCGACAAGGCAGTCACGCTGCTCGCCGAACCCGGCGACGACGACGGCCTCGCCGAGCCGGGCGAGCGGCTGTCGTACTCGCTCACTGTCGACAACGACACCGCGGACGCGATCGTGAACACGACCGTCACCGATGACGTCAGCGACGTGCTCAACAACGCCGAGATGATCACCAGCACGGATGCCCTGGCTGCCCAGGGGCTGTCCCTCAGCGACGAGGGCCTCCTCACCTGGACCATCAGCGACCTGGGACCCGACGACCCGCCGCTCACGGTGACGTACGTCGTCCAGATCGACGAAGGTGCCTGGAACGTGACGCTCCACAACATCGCGACGCCTGCGCCGCTGAGTGGCGGCGAGTGCATCCCGGCCGGCGACGTCCCCGCAGCCAGCGAGGAGGCCCCGCCGGACAACACCGCCGAGTGCGAGACCACGACGGACACCCCGGACGTGACCACGATGGTGGTCGAGAAGCGTGACGTGGAGACCGAGGAGGTCCTGGCGGGCGCAACGTTCGAGCTCTTCCTGGACGCGAACAACGACCTCACCGAGGGCGGAGACTGCACGTTCGCCAGCCCGCCGGTGGTCGACGACGCAGACGAGTCGCTCGGCACCTCGGTGACCGGCGTCGACGGACACGCGCTCTTCAACGACCTGCAGCACGGCTGCTACCTGCTGGTCGAGACCGTGCCGCCGCCCGGCTACTCGCTGCCGACGGTCAACGTGATGGGTATCCAGATCGACGAGGCGAACTTCGTCGGCACGGAAGAGGGCGGCGAGATGGCCCCGATCGTGGTCACCGACTTCGGTGAAGGCAACCTCGCGATCGTCGCCAAGCGCCAGTTCGAGCTCATCAACGGCGCCTGGGTCGAGAGTGACGGCAGGGTCGGCTTCGGAGACACCGTCCGCTACGAAGTTGCGGTCGAGGCCACCGGGCCGAAGAACTTCCACGGCGTCAAGGTCACCGACTTCGTGCCCGGATTCAACCCCGAGGACACGACCTCCACCGTCGACGGAACGCTCGTCCCGGGCAGCGCCGTGTGCGAGGACGGCCTGGTCTGCACCACGTCGGTCGACCCCGAGACGCAGCTGGTCACCTGGGACATCGGCGACCTCGAGCCCGACCCCGGCGTCACGATCGGTGGCACGGCAGTCATGGAGGTGGTCTTCCCCGACCGTCCTGCGGACCTGCAGCTCGACCCCGGAGAGACCTACGAGGCCACGCTGTGGAACGTCGGCTTCCTGGAGTGGGACGAGGTCACCGGACCGACGACACCTGCCGCACGCCTCTCGCGCGCCGCTGGGCGGGCCGGACTGCTCGCCACCGCAGCAGCGGTGGACCTGCCGATGACCCACATCGTGCTGCGGAGCAACGAGGTCGTCGTGACCGCGCTGTTCAAGGCACCGGCCGGAGTGACCAACGAGCCGCCGAAGAAGGACGGCCCCCTGCCGCAGACCGGCGCACCTGCCGGAATGCTCCAGATGGCCTTCCTCGGCCTGGCCCTGATCGCAGGCGGCCTGAGCCTGATGCGGCGTACCCGCAAGGAGTGA
- a CDS encoding cation diffusion facilitator family transporter produces the protein MGHGHGHGQAQGHGEGRAADRRRLVLVLLVSVAVIAVELVGAWLTGSLALAADAGHVASDAVGVALALGASYAAMRPPTARRTFGLHRAEVLAALANAVVMLGLSAWLLWTAIGRLRDPVSVDAGPLVVFALVGLLANVVALAILTRGDTSALHMRSALLEVLGDAVGSALVVVSGIVILLTDFHRADAIASILIAVLIAPRALLLLRDTVLVLLEATPAGLDLEKVRGGLVTIDGVVGVHDLHAWTITSGMLSLSAHVTVADDVLASRGVGAVLDDLADRVATDHGIRHATFQVEPASHREHEDLGETGCG, from the coding sequence ATGGGACACGGACACGGGCACGGCCAGGCGCAGGGTCACGGCGAGGGTCGTGCGGCGGACCGCCGCCGGCTGGTGCTCGTGCTCCTGGTGTCCGTCGCGGTCATCGCGGTCGAGCTGGTCGGCGCCTGGCTCACCGGCTCGCTCGCGCTGGCGGCCGATGCCGGACACGTCGCGTCAGATGCTGTCGGGGTTGCGCTCGCGCTCGGTGCGTCGTACGCCGCGATGCGGCCGCCGACCGCTCGGCGTACGTTCGGGTTGCACCGCGCGGAGGTGCTCGCGGCCCTGGCGAATGCCGTCGTCATGCTCGGTCTCTCCGCCTGGCTGCTCTGGACCGCGATCGGCCGACTGCGCGACCCGGTGTCCGTCGATGCCGGACCGCTGGTGGTCTTCGCCCTCGTGGGCCTGCTGGCCAACGTCGTCGCGCTGGCCATCCTGACGCGCGGCGACACCTCGGCGCTCCACATGCGGAGCGCGCTCCTGGAGGTCCTGGGCGACGCGGTCGGTTCGGCCCTCGTCGTCGTGTCGGGCATCGTGATCCTGCTGACCGACTTCCACCGCGCCGACGCCATCGCCTCGATCCTGATCGCCGTGCTCATCGCGCCTCGCGCCCTGCTGCTCCTCCGCGACACCGTGCTCGTGCTGCTCGAGGCGACCCCGGCGGGTCTGGACCTCGAGAAGGTCCGTGGCGGGCTGGTGACGATCGATGGTGTGGTCGGGGTCCATGACCTCCACGCGTGGACGATCACCAGCGGCATGCTCAGCCTGTCGGCGCACGTCACCGTGGCTGACGACGTGCTCGCGTCGCGGGGTGTCGGCGCGGTCCTCGACGATCTCGCCGACAGGGTGGCGACCGACCACGGCATCCGGCACGCGACGTTCCAGGTCGAGCCCGCCTCACACCGAGAGCACGAGGACCTGGGCGAGACCGGCTGCGGCTGA
- a CDS encoding lamin tail domain-containing protein — MHTSLRAALVAVALLPIASVLSPANAAVPPGAELVKVNEVESSGGTPGDWIELHNTGTATIDLSGFRLKDSAKSSNYTIPSGTTIAAGAYRVFDESVFGFGLGASDQARLFAPDGTSLVDSTSWSSHASVTWGRCPNGTGAFATTLASTKGAANSCSTPVNVKINEVESNGGTPGDWVEIINNGSTTADLSGYVFKDDANSWTLPSGSTVVAGGYRVIEEAQFGFGLGAPESAKLYQPGGSILVDSTSWSAHAATTLGRCPNGTGAFEATAAATKAAANSCSAPLQTQAWPGSSSASTVDPANALGTNMSGLAYEGSGSSAVLWAAKNGVGTLHRLTFNGTNWAPSTGWTSGKVLHYPSGTGDVDAEGVTFANGSASGVYVAAERDNGNSSVSRNSILSFDVSGSGSSLNATREWNLTSLIPATSANTGFEAVSFIPNAALVAKGFVDATTGAVYDPASYADHAGGLFFAGVEQTGDIHAFALNHTTGTATKVATIDSPFIGVMDLSFDTQTGKLWAACDDNCTGRSAVLDVNASGAFAAEVINERPTGMANLNNEGFTLAPAADCVAGSKPVFWSDDSNTGGFAIRKGSITC; from the coding sequence TTGCACACCTCTCTCCGCGCAGCCCTCGTGGCCGTCGCCCTGCTCCCGATCGCGTCGGTGCTCTCGCCGGCCAATGCTGCGGTCCCGCCCGGTGCGGAACTCGTGAAGGTCAACGAGGTCGAGTCCAGCGGCGGCACGCCGGGTGACTGGATCGAGCTCCACAACACCGGCACCGCAACGATCGACCTGTCCGGCTTCCGGCTCAAGGACAGCGCGAAGAGCAGCAACTACACGATCCCCTCGGGCACCACGATCGCCGCCGGCGCGTACCGCGTCTTCGACGAGTCGGTGTTCGGCTTCGGTCTGGGCGCGAGCGACCAGGCGCGCCTCTTCGCGCCGGACGGCACGAGCCTGGTCGACTCCACCAGCTGGAGCTCGCACGCATCCGTGACCTGGGGTCGTTGCCCCAACGGCACGGGCGCCTTCGCCACCACGCTCGCGTCGACCAAGGGCGCGGCGAACTCCTGTTCGACGCCCGTCAACGTGAAGATCAACGAGGTCGAGTCCAACGGCGGTACGCCGGGTGACTGGGTCGAGATCATCAACAACGGATCGACGACCGCCGACCTGAGCGGCTACGTCTTCAAGGACGACGCGAACTCGTGGACGCTCCCCTCCGGCTCGACCGTGGTGGCTGGCGGCTATCGCGTGATCGAGGAGGCGCAGTTCGGCTTCGGCCTGGGAGCCCCCGAGTCCGCGAAGCTCTACCAGCCGGGCGGCTCGATCCTCGTCGACAGCACCAGCTGGTCCGCGCACGCGGCCACGACGCTGGGCCGTTGCCCCAACGGCACCGGAGCGTTCGAGGCGACCGCCGCCGCGACCAAGGCCGCCGCCAACTCCTGCTCGGCTCCGCTGCAGACCCAGGCCTGGCCTGGCTCGTCGAGCGCCTCCACGGTCGATCCGGCCAACGCGCTCGGCACCAACATGAGCGGCCTGGCCTACGAGGGCTCCGGCTCCTCGGCAGTCCTGTGGGCCGCCAAGAACGGCGTCGGCACGCTGCACCGTCTGACCTTCAACGGCACCAACTGGGCGCCGTCGACCGGCTGGACCTCGGGCAAGGTGCTGCACTACCCGAGCGGCACCGGTGACGTCGACGCAGAGGGCGTGACCTTCGCCAACGGATCAGCCAGCGGCGTCTACGTGGCGGCTGAGCGCGACAACGGCAACAGCAGCGTCAGCCGCAACAGCATCCTGAGCTTCGACGTGTCCGGCTCGGGCTCGTCGCTCAACGCCACCCGCGAGTGGAACCTCACCAGCCTGATCCCGGCCACCTCGGCCAACACCGGCTTCGAGGCGGTCTCCTTCATCCCCAACGCGGCGCTGGTTGCCAAGGGCTTCGTCGACGCCACCACGGGCGCCGTCTACGACCCCGCGTCGTACGCCGACCACGCCGGTGGCCTCTTCTTCGCAGGTGTCGAGCAGACCGGTGACATCCACGCGTTCGCGCTCAACCACACGACCGGCACGGCGACGAAGGTCGCCACCATCGACAGCCCGTTCATCGGTGTCATGGACCTGTCGTTCGACACCCAGACCGGCAAGCTCTGGGCCGCGTGCGACGACAACTGCACCGGCCGCAGCGCGGTCCTGGACGTCAACGCCTCGGGTGCCTTCGCGGCCGAGGTCATCAACGAGCGCCCGACCGGCATGGCCAACCTCAACAACGAGGGCTTCACCCTCGCCCCCGCCGCGGACTGCGTCGCGGGCAGCAAGCCGGTCTTCTGGTCCGACGACTCGAACACCGGTGGCTTCGCGATCCGCAAGGGCTCCATCACCTGCTGA
- the pdhA gene encoding pyruvate dehydrogenase (acetyl-transferring) E1 component subunit alpha: MSDLIQLLTPEGERVEHPEFRFDPGPGVDEAEMIRGLLRDMVLCRRLDTEATALQRHGELGIWAPLLGQEAAQVGAGRALRKQDHVFPTYREHGVAWCRGIDPLDMLSTWRGTDHGGWDPVATGFHLYTIVIGAQTLHATGYAMGVQRDGLVGTGDPDRDTAVIAHFGDGASSQGDVNEAFVFAASYNSPVVFFCQNNQWAISEPMERQSRIPLFKRAQGFGFPGYQVDGNDVLATYAVAQAALQRARDGEGPTLVEAYTYRMGAHTTTDDPTRYRLSEDVEHWKLKDPIARVEAYLRRNGLVSDEWFAELEAEADALGVRMREGCHALPDPSPLSPFNEAYAEITPELETQRDEFAAYLSGLQGAAPEVTR, from the coding sequence ATGTCGGATCTGATCCAGCTGCTCACCCCCGAGGGCGAGCGCGTCGAGCACCCCGAGTTTCGTTTCGACCCCGGTCCGGGAGTCGACGAGGCAGAGATGATCCGGGGCCTGCTCCGCGACATGGTTCTCTGTCGTCGGCTCGACACCGAGGCCACGGCACTGCAGCGGCACGGCGAGCTCGGCATCTGGGCCCCGTTGCTCGGTCAGGAGGCTGCCCAGGTCGGCGCCGGCCGGGCACTGCGCAAGCAGGACCATGTGTTCCCGACCTACCGCGAGCACGGGGTCGCGTGGTGCCGCGGCATCGACCCGCTCGACATGTTGAGCACCTGGCGCGGCACCGACCACGGCGGCTGGGACCCGGTCGCGACCGGCTTCCACCTCTACACGATCGTGATCGGCGCGCAGACCCTGCACGCCACGGGCTATGCCATGGGCGTCCAGCGCGACGGCCTCGTCGGCACCGGCGACCCGGACCGCGACACCGCGGTGATCGCTCACTTCGGTGACGGCGCTTCGTCGCAGGGTGACGTCAACGAGGCCTTCGTCTTCGCGGCGTCCTACAACTCACCGGTCGTCTTCTTCTGCCAGAACAACCAGTGGGCGATCTCGGAGCCGATGGAGCGACAGTCCCGCATCCCGCTCTTCAAGCGGGCCCAGGGCTTCGGCTTCCCGGGTTACCAGGTCGACGGCAACGACGTCCTCGCGACGTACGCCGTGGCGCAGGCCGCGCTCCAGCGGGCCCGTGACGGCGAGGGTCCGACCCTGGTCGAGGCCTACACCTACCGGATGGGCGCCCACACGACCACCGACGACCCGACGCGCTACCGGCTCAGCGAGGACGTCGAGCACTGGAAGCTGAAGGACCCGATCGCGCGCGTCGAGGCCTACCTCCGCCGCAACGGCCTGGTCTCCGACGAGTGGTTCGCGGAGCTCGAGGCCGAGGCGGACGCGCTCGGAGTCCGGATGCGCGAGGGCTGCCATGCGCTGCCTGACCCCTCGCCGCTCTCGCCGTTCAACGAGGCCTATGCCGAGATCACGCCGGAGCTGGAGACGCAGCGCGACGAGTTCGCGGCGTACCTCTCCGGTCTCCAGGGCGCCGCGCCGGAGGTGACCCGATGA